The Setaria viridis chromosome 6, Setaria_viridis_v4.0, whole genome shotgun sequence genome includes the window GACATAGCACTGCAGATGTACTTCAATAACTGGTTCTAGAAAGGCACCTAGTAATCTTGACTTGTTTAACTCCGTACCGTGATAGAGCTTGTGCTGAACATTCTGCTTGCAACATAACGGGTTTGGGCGAAACCAATCAGTGCCAAAGTTGTGAAGATTGTCCCAATGTTCTTTGTGGTGTGTATCAACATCTGGCACCCATGAGAAGTGTTCTGTAGGTAGCTGCATAAGTTCTTTCGTAATGGTTTCAACTGTAGACTTGAAAATAGGGCCATACAGCTGTAGGCACTTAATTGCAGTCCCTACTATGTCTGTACTCTCTGAAAGCTGTAGCattaaagaaaggaaaaagtcaTCTTCTGAAGCATTACCATCTGTCCGAATGAAGATGAGTCTAGCCTCTATTCCATGATCTGAAGTAATATAGGGCACCAACTGTAGAAACAAAGGGCACTTGTTTGCTCGAATGATTCTGTGCTGTAGTTTCTTGCCTGCAAGAAGGTGCATGATAAGAGGGTCAAAGGGCATGTGACAACGTGGCGTACCACCAAGCTCTACTAATCTCAGAAACTCTCTAGCCCCATCTGCTAACCACTCAAATCTTCGAGCAATGGAACTGTTCGACTCATCTTTGTTGGGGCTGATGATGGAGAAGACAAATGACTTAGTAGTATGTGCCATACGCACAGGAAATGAGGAATTCCTCACCCTCTTTTCTGTCTCTACATCTTCCAGGATCCTCTGTTTGCATTTGTCCAGCGTGTCATCGCACTCTTGGGCAGCACGCTTCAGCTTCCTGCGCCAACGCAACAAGGATGCATCAGTGATCTGCCATTTTCCTGACACCTCAAGAGCAGCCTCCAGCCTGATGTGTGCCATCTCTAGCCTCTCCAAGTTTCTGTTCGCATTAGATTCCTCT containing:
- the LOC117860344 gene encoding uncharacterized protein; translation: MAEIVSSAVVHETVSQILSSLVQNYEDKEESNANRNLERLEMAHIRLEAALEVSGKWQITDASLLRWRRKLKRAAQECDDTLDKCKQRILEDVETEKRVRNSSFPVRMAHTTKSFVFSIISPNKDESNSSIARRFEWLADGAREFLRLVELGGTPRCHMPFDPLIMHLLAGKKLQHRIIRANKCPLFLQLVPYITSDHGIEARLIFIRTDGNASEDDFFLSLMLQLSESTDIVGTAIKCLQLYGPIFKSTVETITKELMQLPTEHFSWVPDVDTHHKEHWDNLHNFGTDWFRPNPLCCKQNVQHKLYHGTELNKSRLLGAFLEPVIEVHLQCYVSLSECIQHRSLLFETKNSVQDSPYLKVGVLLTPHGHLEDILLVDRSPAIPAIYSEEQHSLHMDFTLGQLEEIMLPKAIDYFCKNDEATVYQMLWKLKHGASYIMIEKASMSSQRTSMRPWRTFQGPREGKMLLCHDQEIGRQTNVIFHFLNLWVAHAPVQLRGTTVDWIQKEKESRCAASQLHLNF